One Sphingobacteriales bacterium DNA segment encodes these proteins:
- a CDS encoding NAD-dependent epimerase/dehydratase family protein codes for MRDCILVIGAMGQIGLELTQALQNQYGLNQVIASDIAPGPKNPEFEGIYEQLDVLDHHNLVRIIDKYNVNQIYLLAAILSAKGESNPLFAWKLNMDGLLNVLELAVSKKIAKIFWPSSIAIFGPSTPKKLTPQNTYADPNTAYGISKLAGEKWAEYYYLKKGVDIRSIRYPGLISWKTLPGGGTTDYAVDIYYKAITEQKYTCFLSAETYLPMLYMPDAIRATLELMNAPASNIKIRSSYNLAGLSFCPREIATSIQEHIHSFKIDYQPDFRQQIADSWPQSIDDMAAQQDWGWKHHYDLPSMTADMLTNLSPLLTQKNNQQT; via the coding sequence ATGAGAGATTGTATTTTAGTTATTGGGGCAATGGGGCAAATTGGTTTAGAACTAACGCAAGCTTTGCAAAACCAATACGGCCTTAACCAAGTAATAGCCAGCGATATAGCCCCAGGTCCCAAGAATCCGGAGTTTGAAGGTATCTACGAGCAGTTAGATGTTCTTGACCATCATAATTTAGTCAGGATAATTGACAAATACAATGTAAATCAAATATATTTATTAGCTGCTATTTTATCGGCTAAAGGCGAATCCAACCCTTTATTTGCATGGAAACTAAACATGGATGGGTTGCTTAATGTATTGGAATTGGCAGTAAGCAAAAAAATAGCTAAAATATTTTGGCCAAGTTCAATTGCTATTTTTGGCCCCTCGACACCAAAAAAATTAACCCCACAAAATACATACGCCGACCCAAACACAGCCTACGGCATCAGCAAATTAGCCGGCGAAAAATGGGCTGAATATTATTATTTAAAAAAAGGAGTTGACATTAGGAGTATTCGATATCCCGGATTAATTAGCTGGAAAACTTTGCCCGGCGGCGGTACAACTGATTATGCCGTTGATATTTACTATAAAGCTATTACAGAGCAAAAATATACTTGCTTTTTAAGTGCCGAAACCTATTTGCCCATGCTTTACATGCCCGATGCCATACGTGCTACTTTAGAATTAATGAACGCACCGGCATCAAATATTAAAATACGGTCGAGTTATAATTTAGCCGGACTGAGTTTTTGCCCGCGCGAAATAGCTACTTCAATACAAGAACATATCCATAGTTTTAAAATTGACTATCAACCCGATTTTAGGCAGCAAATTGCCGACAGTTGGCCGCAAAGCATTGATGATATGGCCGCACAACAAGATTGGGGCTGGAAACACCACTACGATTTACCATCTATGACCGCAGATATGCTAACCAATTTAAGTCCGCTATTAACACAAAAAAACAACCAACAAACCTAA
- a CDS encoding SCP2 sterol-binding domain-containing protein: MTDQIQTARAIILSLPERYRPEKAPSADYIATVHFDISGPNGGQYTAEIANGQCAVTTGHKGNADCTVTASDLNYENLELGRDNPMMSVMMGKVRVSNMAFMMTFTRLFKRLF, encoded by the coding sequence ATGACTGATCAAATACAAACTGCCCGTGCCATAATTTTATCGCTACCCGAAAGATATCGCCCCGAAAAAGCGCCATCTGCCGATTATATTGCTACGGTTCATTTTGATATTAGTGGCCCCAATGGCGGGCAATATACCGCCGAAATTGCTAATGGCCAATGTGCGGTAACAACTGGCCACAAAGGAAATGCCGACTGCACCGTTACGGCAAGCGATTTAAACTATGAAAACTTAGAGTTAGGTCGCGACAACCCCATGATGTCTGTTATGATGGGTAAAGTTCGTGTAAGCAATATGGCGTTTATGATGACATTTACCAGATTGTTTAAACGTTTATTTTAA
- a CDS encoding NAD-dependent epimerase/dehydratase family protein: MHQQPWVSNKILAKAKVLVTGGAGFIGSHIAQYLLNHGAAMVRVLDNMSNGRLENIAILKQYPNFEFIEGDVRNMETCQLVASGITHITHQAALGSVPRSIANPTDSVSTNVTGTVNILQAAVLNNIRRVVFASSSSVYGDDDHLPKIENIIGKPLSPYAASKAGAEEFAAVFAKIHPGLQTIGLRYFNVFGPRQSPNGDYAAVIPKFIAAMLRGETVTIYGDGSYSRDFTYVENAVQGNIRALFTNNENAYNQIFNVAAGGRFSLIELHRALQQLTKNPKPPEFAKNRPGDVPHSMANIEKAKLLLDFNPEVHFYEGLQKTVASF; encoded by the coding sequence GTGCATCAACAACCGTGGGTATCTAATAAAATTTTAGCGAAAGCTAAGGTGCTCGTTACGGGAGGGGCGGGTTTTATTGGCTCGCATATTGCCCAATATTTGCTTAACCACGGGGCTGCCATGGTGCGCGTATTAGATAATATGAGCAATGGCCGCCTTGAAAACATTGCTATTTTAAAGCAGTATCCTAATTTTGAGTTTATTGAAGGCGATGTACGCAACATGGAAACTTGCCAGTTAGTAGCATCCGGAATTACCCATATAACGCACCAGGCCGCCCTTGGCTCTGTACCTCGTTCCATTGCCAATCCCACCGACTCCGTTTCAACAAATGTTACCGGTACGGTTAATATTTTGCAGGCCGCCGTTCTAAATAATATCCGGCGGGTAGTGTTTGCCTCTTCCTCATCGGTTTATGGTGATGATGACCATTTACCCAAAATTGAAAATATTATTGGCAAACCTTTGTCGCCTTATGCAGCTTCAAAGGCCGGAGCGGAGGAGTTTGCCGCCGTTTTCGCTAAAATCCACCCCGGCTTACAAACCATTGGTCTGCGCTATTTTAACGTCTTTGGCCCACGGCAAAGTCCTAACGGCGACTATGCAGCTGTAATTCCAAAATTTATTGCAGCTATGTTGCGTGGCGAAACAGTAACCATTTACGGCGACGGCTCGTATAGCCGCGATTTTACCTATGTCGAAAACGCAGTGCAAGGAAATATTAGGGCTTTGTTTACAAATAATGAAAATGCGTACAACCAAATATTTAATGTTGCGGCGGGGGGCAGGTTTAGCCTTATTGAGTTGCACAGAGCTTTGCAGCAGCTAACAAAAAATCCTAAACCACCCGAATTTGCTAAAAACCGCCCCGGTGATGTGCCCCATTCGATGGCCAATATTGAAAAAGCAAAATTATTGCTTGATTTTAATCCCGAAGTGCATTTTTACGAAGGCTTACAAAAAACGGTTGCCTCATTCTGA
- a CDS encoding bifunctional 3-deoxy-7-phosphoheptulonate synthase/chorismate mutase type II produces MNFLSLTQWGMGFSEPFLIAGPCSIENEIQVFDTILNLPPSGVQLVRGGIWKPRTRPNSFEGVGNIGLAWLKQAGLAINRPVTTEVANAKHVYEALMANIDVLWIGARTTVNPFAVQDIADALQGVDIPILVKNPVNPDLALWMGAIERLHQAGIFRIAAIHRGFSYYGESKYRNKPLWELPIALRQAWPSLPLICDPSHICGNRQNLAEVAQKALDLGYNGLMLEAHTNPAKALSDAQQQLTPDALTQLIAGLVQRSPASSANPNHQTQLTDFRQEIDQLDKNLVETLARRMEIVREIGKLKKIHKLQILDAERWQYILNSRTKLAAENHLSDAFMISICNAIHNESIRQQTKIMND; encoded by the coding sequence ATGAATTTTTTAAGCCTTACACAATGGGGCATGGGGTTTAGCGAACCATTTTTAATTGCCGGCCCTTGCAGTATTGAAAACGAAATACAAGTATTTGATACCATTTTAAACCTACCACCAAGCGGCGTTCAATTAGTGCGAGGGGGCATTTGGAAACCTCGTACCCGACCAAACTCATTCGAAGGTGTAGGAAATATTGGCTTAGCCTGGCTTAAACAAGCCGGACTTGCCATTAACCGCCCCGTTACCACCGAAGTTGCCAACGCAAAACATGTTTACGAAGCACTGATGGCCAATATTGATGTACTTTGGATTGGCGCACGAACAACAGTAAACCCCTTTGCTGTGCAAGATATTGCCGATGCATTGCAAGGGGTTGATATTCCAATATTAGTAAAAAACCCTGTAAATCCGGATTTAGCACTTTGGATGGGCGCTATCGAACGTCTTCACCAAGCGGGCATCTTCCGGATAGCTGCTATTCACAGGGGCTTCTCGTACTACGGTGAAAGCAAATACCGAAATAAACCACTTTGGGAATTGCCCATAGCCCTGCGCCAGGCATGGCCAAGCTTGCCCTTAATATGCGACCCCAGCCATATTTGTGGTAATCGTCAAAATTTGGCCGAAGTTGCCCAAAAAGCATTGGATTTGGGCTATAACGGGCTAATGTTAGAAGCACATACAAATCCGGCAAAAGCACTTAGCGATGCACAGCAACAACTTACTCCGGATGCTTTAACTCAACTGATTGCCGGATTAGTACAACGCAGTCCTGCCTCGAGCGCAAATCCCAACCACCAAACCCAGTTAACTGATTTTAGACAAGAAATTGACCAATTAGACAAAAACTTAGTTGAAACATTAGCCAGACGGATGGAAATTGTTCGCGAAATTGGCAAGTTAAAAAAAATACACAAACTTCAAATTTTAGATGCCGAACGATGGCAATATATACTTAATTCAAGAACAAAATTAGCAGCCGAAAACCATTTAAGCGATGCGTTTATGATTTCAATATGCAACGCAATTCACAACGAATCAATAAGGCAACAAACAAAAATTATGAACGACTAA
- a CDS encoding SDR family oxidoreductase, with product MTNMPKYAVVTGGTRGIGYAIANLLLKNGYDVLLGGQNQLRLDKAMLALSKIYPDRKVHGCVGNFLIPDEITNFSKASLALFPKIDVLVNNAGIFEADSSQPNNFLDLAKRLMEINNWSVVALTETLLPQFIAQQSGHIINIESIASTNVLPNSVAYCISKHALHAYTKGLRSQLAAHQIKVTAILPGATYTDSWAGTDVNPNRFMHPNDIALAVMGCLNMSAMACPETIVLRPQLGDL from the coding sequence ATGACCAATATGCCAAAATATGCTGTTGTTACCGGAGGAACGCGAGGTATAGGCTATGCCATTGCCAATTTACTTTTGAAGAATGGATATGATGTATTGTTGGGTGGGCAAAATCAATTGCGTTTAGACAAAGCAATGTTGGCGTTATCAAAAATTTATCCGGATAGAAAAGTACATGGCTGTGTAGGAAATTTTTTAATTCCGGATGAAATAACAAATTTTAGCAAGGCATCTTTGGCACTTTTCCCTAAAATAGATGTGCTGGTTAATAATGCCGGCATTTTTGAAGCCGATTCTTCGCAGCCTAATAATTTTTTAGATTTGGCGAAGCGACTAATGGAAATTAACAACTGGAGCGTAGTAGCGCTAACAGAAACTTTATTGCCGCAGTTTATAGCGCAGCAATCCGGACATATTATAAACATCGAGTCTATAGCATCAACCAACGTATTGCCCAATTCGGTAGCGTATTGCATTAGCAAACATGCCTTACATGCCTACACCAAGGGTTTGCGTTCACAATTAGCAGCGCATCAAATTAAAGTAACCGCCATATTGCCCGGCGCTACCTACACCGACTCGTGGGCAGGTACCGATGTAAACCCCAACAGGTTTATGCACCCTAACGATATAGCTTTGGCGGTAATGGGCTGTTTAAATATGTCGGCAATGGCGTGCCCCGAAACCATTGTGCTAAGGCCACAATTAGGTGATTTATAA